Proteins encoded within one genomic window of Candidatus Eremiobacterota bacterium:
- a CDS encoding serine/threonine-protein kinase — translation MQVGDTLNNLYKVEKIIGIGAYGKVYLAEDLSSPEKKVAIKEIMECELSPDERKDAVELFWREVQILKGLHHEGLPMVYDALSLPDATSGDECHYLIMEYIDGETLEAIQKRKNKPFICREVTDWALQLAEILEYLHSRKPDPLIFRDLKPSNIMLDKTGRIRLIDFGIARFFAPGKLKDTYAMGTPGYSPPEQYGSGQSDSRSDVYSYGVTLYRLLCDKDPLQFTFKLPPLGALAPEAPPWLEYIVMKCVAVNPGDRFQTFAEIADLLREGSTAVSGASPAGTGAQKRSIVSILIAPATGPQRLFVCIALLVLSAGVARLAFFLGEKQKGGECLFYLIGLALILCFLWHLGHVAGCRMTLFETVLGLFMLAFLAAILVPGNLRAGAQGRLTQCKVNLKNIGTALELYSTHNQGRYPSSLEKVVPSYLESIPTCPEARKSTYSYMVTVIPDSYTVYCDGEYHTGVMGPSKANYPQYDAVQGLID, via the coding sequence ATGCAGGTCGGCGATACCTTGAACAACCTCTACAAAGTAGAGAAAATCATTGGCATTGGCGCCTATGGTAAAGTGTACCTCGCCGAAGATCTCAGCTCACCGGAAAAAAAGGTGGCCATCAAGGAGATAATGGAGTGTGAGCTCTCGCCTGATGAGAGAAAAGACGCCGTGGAGTTATTCTGGCGGGAGGTGCAGATCCTCAAGGGCCTCCATCATGAGGGGCTCCCCATGGTCTATGATGCCTTATCATTACCAGATGCCACCTCTGGCGATGAATGCCACTACCTCATCATGGAATACATTGACGGCGAAACCCTCGAAGCCATCCAGAAAAGGAAAAACAAGCCATTCATATGCCGGGAGGTGACGGACTGGGCTCTCCAGCTCGCGGAAATACTGGAATACCTCCATTCCCGGAAACCTGATCCCCTCATTTTCAGGGACCTCAAGCCCTCGAACATCATGCTTGACAAGACAGGCAGAATAAGGCTCATTGACTTTGGCATCGCGCGGTTCTTTGCCCCAGGGAAGCTCAAGGATACCTATGCGATGGGGACACCGGGCTATTCCCCGCCCGAGCAGTACGGCTCCGGACAGTCCGACAGCCGGAGCGACGTTTACTCCTATGGCGTGACCCTTTACCGCCTTCTCTGCGACAAGGACCCCCTGCAGTTCACCTTCAAGCTTCCTCCCCTCGGGGCCCTCGCTCCCGAAGCGCCGCCATGGCTCGAATACATCGTGATGAAATGTGTTGCGGTGAACCCCGGTGACCGCTTCCAGACCTTCGCCGAGATTGCGGACCTTCTGAGGGAAGGCAGTACGGCGGTTTCCGGAGCCTCACCGGCAGGGACGGGAGCGCAGAAGCGGAGCATTGTTTCAATACTCATCGCCCCTGCCACGGGGCCGCAGCGATTATTCGTATGCATTGCCCTGCTTGTGCTCTCGGCAGGGGTTGCGAGGCTCGCTTTCTTTCTTGGCGAGAAGCAGAAGGGCGGCGAATGCCTTTTTTATCTCATAGGATTGGCATTGATCCTATGCTTCCTGTGGCACCTGGGGCATGTGGCGGGGTGCCGGATGACTCTCTTCGAGACGGTGCTGGGGCTCTTCATGCTTGCCTTCCTGGCCGCCATATTAGTGCCTGGAAACCTGCGGGCCGGTGCGCAGGGCAGGCTTACTCAATGCAAGGTGAACCTGAAAAATATCGGCACTGCCTTGGAGCTCTATTCCACGCATAACCAGGGAAGGTATCCTTCCTCGCTGGAAAAGGTGGTGCCTTCATATCTCGAGAGCATACCCACCTGCCCCGAAGCCCGCAAATCCACCTACTCTTACATGGTCACCGTTATCCCTGACAGCTATACAGTTTACTGCGATGGTGAGTATCATACCGGCGTGATGGGCCCGTCGAAGGCGAATTACCCCCAGTATGACGCCGTGCAGGGCCTTATTGATTAG
- a CDS encoding HNH endonuclease signature motif containing protein, translating to MNTLAGAHLMDAPHREAAQATQVGFASPAVIREYPGYEATMEGGQVFKVCPGLPLVTYGADEVLSRSNCRHIFRDLAGEVLDWNLWCLSQAGVKLDLLIGEALLSLNVKLEKLGYVRVSDFVREELGISSRSGFELMRNAKALQELPLFREALEKGLLRKSALRYLFQVVTPETEAEWLPKAMQCTIRQIEEEVKRFKDGEAGTNSLVAGDDDEEDTGSLAVSARVPFSLAAKWDRALEVFRRMEEADLPSESFVEALLAEFAASSPLEGLGAQCIGSLGAALCHPTGTAGSDAIDAPGTIGTEKQELQRHSGIEEKALLVSVMARALASLDDDTCHFGEKDKELARQVHKDLEEVSHLWDYLPWKPVTVELPSEFQAPGASSPSPADPFETVARLRKMASLRHSLSFYQGRLLRTLNNFGLYKDMLFLSLGHYTRERLGMSRSAAYSLISLERSYLEYPDMLDLVQEGKLSPEQARHLARVFNEGTRVKGAWLSYAQEVPVATLMQAVEGFLRFAKRAVHKKWDIAPEAFEVAVTGRSVKRISPALSNVTEPSGDKGLDAPVQMCTHEPGTPSQDGTFPVIWKVTCGGDHPELPEILSILSGETPKEGTFVSNPPDRGDLIRFFLKRDLITLWNHAVRLWQAARSTQLPKEAPGSAAPDSSLLALFLEALLDTFLAAWDHPEKRDLHSRVLARDHYQCQAPGCRCRRNLHAHHIRYRSHGGPTTEANLITLCMAHHLRCLHEGHLIIRGRAPHGLTFIFNPSRRD from the coding sequence GTGAATACTCTGGCTGGCGCTCACCTCATGGACGCCCCTCACCGGGAGGCTGCTCAGGCCACCCAGGTCGGGTTTGCTTCTCCCGCGGTGATCCGCGAGTATCCCGGCTACGAAGCCACCATGGAGGGCGGGCAGGTCTTCAAGGTTTGCCCCGGCCTCCCGCTGGTCACGTACGGCGCCGACGAGGTGCTCTCGCGCTCCAACTGCCGGCACATATTCCGCGATCTAGCCGGGGAGGTCCTGGACTGGAACCTCTGGTGCCTCTCACAGGCCGGAGTAAAGCTCGATCTTCTCATCGGAGAGGCTCTTCTCTCCCTCAACGTGAAGCTCGAAAAGCTCGGCTACGTGAGGGTTTCCGATTTTGTGCGTGAGGAGCTGGGGATCTCGTCCAGGAGCGGCTTTGAGCTGATGCGGAATGCGAAGGCCCTTCAGGAGCTCCCCCTCTTCAGGGAGGCTCTTGAAAAGGGGCTTCTGCGCAAGAGCGCGCTGCGATATCTCTTCCAGGTCGTGACGCCCGAGACCGAGGCGGAGTGGCTCCCAAAAGCCATGCAGTGCACCATAAGACAAATTGAAGAGGAGGTGAAGCGTTTTAAAGACGGGGAGGCCGGCACCAATTCCTTGGTCGCCGGGGATGACGACGAGGAGGACACAGGGAGCCTCGCGGTAAGCGCGCGGGTTCCTTTTTCCCTTGCCGCCAAGTGGGACCGGGCGCTGGAAGTGTTCCGCAGGATGGAGGAGGCGGATCTCCCTTCAGAGAGCTTCGTGGAGGCCCTTCTTGCGGAGTTCGCCGCTTCGTCGCCGCTCGAGGGTCTCGGGGCACAGTGTATAGGGAGCCTGGGCGCAGCTCTCTGCCACCCCACGGGGACAGCAGGCAGCGATGCAATCGATGCTCCCGGCACCATCGGGACAGAGAAGCAGGAGCTTCAGCGCCATTCCGGCATCGAGGAAAAAGCCCTTCTCGTGAGCGTCATGGCGAGGGCCCTGGCCTCACTCGATGACGATACCTGCCACTTTGGCGAGAAGGACAAGGAGCTTGCCCGCCAGGTCCACAAGGATCTTGAAGAGGTGTCGCACCTCTGGGATTACCTCCCCTGGAAGCCCGTCACGGTGGAGCTTCCTTCTGAGTTTCAGGCTCCCGGCGCCTCTTCGCCTTCTCCCGCCGATCCTTTCGAAACGGTCGCACGGCTTCGGAAGATGGCTTCGTTGCGCCACTCCCTCTCTTTCTACCAGGGGAGGCTCCTTCGCACTCTCAACAATTTCGGCCTCTACAAGGACATGCTCTTCCTCTCCCTGGGGCATTACACCAGGGAGCGCCTGGGAATGTCCCGCAGCGCCGCTTATTCCCTAATCTCATTAGAAAGGAGTTATCTGGAATATCCTGATATGCTGGACCTCGTGCAGGAGGGGAAGCTCAGCCCCGAGCAGGCGCGTCACCTTGCCAGGGTCTTCAATGAAGGGACCCGCGTCAAGGGGGCGTGGCTCTCCTACGCCCAGGAGGTTCCTGTGGCCACCCTGATGCAAGCTGTCGAGGGGTTCCTGCGCTTCGCGAAGAGGGCGGTCCACAAAAAGTGGGACATCGCGCCCGAGGCCTTCGAGGTAGCCGTCACAGGGAGGTCCGTCAAGAGGATTTCCCCTGCACTCTCTAATGTCACGGAACCCAGTGGGGATAAGGGTTTGGACGCTCCAGTCCAGATGTGTACACACGAGCCTGGAACCCCCTCCCAGGACGGGACCTTCCCCGTCATCTGGAAGGTCACCTGCGGTGGTGACCACCCTGAGCTCCCCGAGATTCTGTCGATCCTCTCGGGAGAGACCCCGAAAGAAGGGACCTTCGTATCAAACCCTCCGGACAGGGGTGACCTTATCCGCTTCTTTTTGAAACGGGACCTCATCACCCTCTGGAACCACGCCGTGAGGCTCTGGCAGGCTGCCAGGAGCACTCAGCTCCCCAAGGAGGCCCCCGGCTCTGCGGCACCAGATTCGTCGCTCCTTGCCCTTTTCCTGGAAGCCCTCCTCGACACCTTCCTCGCCGCCTGGGACCACCCCGAAAAAAGAGACCTTCACAGCCGCGTCCTTGCCCGGGACCACTACCAGTGCCAGGCCCCCGGCTGCCGGTGCCGGCGCAACCTCCATGCCCACCACATCAGGTACCGCTCCCACGGCGGCCCCACAACCGAAGCGAATCTCATCACCCTCTGCATGGCCCACCATCTGCGGTGCCTCCACGAGGGCCATCTCATCATCAGAGGCAGGGCGCCTCACGGCCTCACCTTCATCTTCAATCCCTCCAGAAGGGACTGA
- a CDS encoding RDD family protein, protein MGEEYTVNKTIGWWCRDLNDKVFGQYSLNTMRGYLEQRIINPDTMVRHNTEDEWRPAGEVEELQAPPAGSGMGGEALVARNKRNEWQKAAEAETHCIKHRDKLAITVCYRCHAPVCSKDLYKPNQWMCKPCHNYLYNRRTLAGIVDYIILPYLLIFLTVLPMGMLAVFRNSPLAMKSYMGVSYASMILILIYVLFKDYLFKGRSIGKLAAAIQVVDEKTKEPCTLVQSMKRNSNYCFSWVPVIGFFMALFWLVDVSRAYYEERERRWTDQWAGTIVVDIPGKVEAAREKVRKKLSGG, encoded by the coding sequence ATGGGGGAAGAGTACACGGTCAACAAAACGATTGGCTGGTGGTGCAGGGACCTCAATGACAAGGTCTTCGGCCAATACTCCCTCAATACGATGAGGGGATACCTGGAGCAGCGGATTATCAACCCCGACACGATGGTACGGCACAACACCGAAGACGAGTGGCGCCCCGCGGGAGAGGTGGAGGAGCTCCAGGCTCCCCCGGCAGGAAGCGGGATGGGAGGCGAGGCCCTGGTTGCGAGGAATAAAAGGAATGAATGGCAGAAGGCGGCCGAGGCCGAGACCCACTGCATCAAGCACAGGGACAAGCTGGCCATCACCGTATGCTACCGCTGCCATGCCCCTGTCTGCAGCAAGGATCTTTACAAGCCGAACCAGTGGATGTGCAAGCCCTGCCACAATTATCTCTATAACAGAAGAACCCTTGCCGGGATAGTGGATTATATCATCCTGCCCTATCTGCTGATTTTTCTTACCGTGCTGCCCATGGGCATGCTTGCCGTATTCAGGAACTCGCCCCTTGCGATGAAAAGCTATATGGGCGTCTCATACGCTTCGATGATCCTCATTCTCATTTATGTGCTTTTCAAGGATTATCTCTTCAAGGGGAGAAGCATAGGGAAGCTTGCCGCGGCCATCCAGGTCGTTGATGAGAAGACCAAGGAGCCCTGCACCCTGGTTCAGTCAATGAAGCGCAACTCAAACTACTGCTTCAGCTGGGTCCCCGTGATTGGCTTCTTTATGGCGTTGTTCTGGCTCGTTGATGTATCGAGGGCTTACTACGAGGAGAGGGAGCGGCGCTGGACCGATCAGTGGGCTGGGACCATCGTCGTGGATATCCCCGGGAAAGTCGAGGCGGCCCGCGAGAAGGTGAGGAAGAAGCTGAGCGGAGGCTAA
- a CDS encoding sulfite exporter TauE/SafE family protein, which yields MPFDPSIGIYVLIGLCAQLVDGTLGMGYGVLTNSVLMSMGLSPAVSSASVHLSEIFTTGLSGFFHTRFGNVEKGLFRKLVVPGVIGGAVGAYLLTSIDGRFIRPFISCYLCIMGIIIIVKTLREREQQKTEKHLIPLGLAGGFFDALGGGGWGPIVTSTLIAKGNAPRFTIGSVNTAEFFVTLAQSLVFIVTIGSVPWKIVIGLLCGGAIAAPWGAWLCRKLPHKPFSYAVGILIIALSARTLLLAFLNR from the coding sequence ATGCCCTTTGACCCCTCAATAGGAATATACGTCCTCATAGGCCTCTGTGCACAGCTTGTAGACGGCACGCTCGGCATGGGCTACGGAGTCCTCACCAACAGCGTCCTTATGAGCATGGGCCTCTCGCCGGCCGTCTCAAGCGCCAGCGTTCATCTTTCCGAGATATTCACCACGGGCCTTTCTGGCTTCTTTCACACGAGGTTCGGCAACGTGGAGAAGGGACTTTTCAGGAAACTGGTGGTCCCCGGCGTCATAGGGGGCGCCGTGGGCGCGTACCTTCTCACCTCCATAGACGGGAGATTCATCAGGCCCTTTATCTCCTGTTATCTCTGCATTATGGGGATAATCATCATCGTCAAGACCCTCAGGGAGAGAGAGCAGCAGAAGACCGAGAAGCACCTGATACCGCTGGGCCTTGCAGGCGGCTTTTTCGATGCCCTGGGCGGAGGAGGGTGGGGCCCCATAGTCACCTCGACTCTCATCGCGAAGGGAAACGCGCCGCGCTTCACCATCGGCTCCGTCAATACGGCGGAGTTCTTCGTGACCCTCGCGCAGTCCCTGGTGTTCATCGTGACCATCGGCTCCGTTCCCTGGAAGATAGTGATCGGCCTCCTCTGCGGGGGCGCCATCGCGGCACCATGGGGAGCCTGGCTCTGCAGGAAGCTTCCCCATAAGCCCTTCTCCTACGCCGTGGGAATCCTCATCATAGCCCTGAGCGCAAGAACATTGCTGCTTGCCTTCCTGAACCGCTGA
- a CDS encoding stage II sporulation protein M: MRQLEVLVGRAHGQFYSSAVPKKESMLLFFTEVFPHTFRKNLHVVAFSMALFFITALVGYFFTLADWEFAEMILSPGLIECIQNHEMWTVSLNSIKPLASSQIATNNITVTIAAFALGVFFGAGTLYIIAFNGLLFGTILAATYLYGLNDELLLFVLPHGVIELPCIFIAAAGGFIMGRALLFPGRYSRKIEFQSAARTGAELVLGTAPLLLLAGLIEAYISPSELPVAVRLTVCVLAALFMWIYLMRPFRSKPGVVPEAPAPPAREPSGGAQA; encoded by the coding sequence GTGCGGCAGCTTGAAGTGCTGGTCGGAAGAGCCCACGGGCAGTTCTATTCCTCGGCGGTGCCGAAGAAAGAATCAATGCTCCTCTTTTTCACAGAGGTATTTCCCCATACTTTCAGAAAAAACCTTCACGTCGTGGCCTTTTCCATGGCACTCTTTTTCATTACCGCGCTTGTAGGGTACTTTTTCACCCTCGCCGACTGGGAGTTTGCCGAGATGATCCTGTCGCCGGGGCTTATAGAATGCATCCAGAATCATGAGATGTGGACTGTCTCGCTGAACTCGATAAAACCCCTGGCTTCGTCACAGATAGCCACCAACAACATCACCGTCACCATCGCAGCCTTTGCACTGGGTGTTTTTTTCGGCGCGGGCACCCTCTACATCATCGCTTTCAACGGCCTGCTCTTCGGCACGATTCTTGCCGCCACTTATCTTTACGGGCTGAATGACGAGCTGCTCCTCTTCGTGCTCCCTCACGGCGTCATCGAGCTTCCCTGCATCTTCATCGCCGCGGCGGGAGGCTTCATCATGGGACGGGCTCTCCTCTTTCCCGGGCGCTACAGCAGAAAGATCGAATTCCAGAGCGCCGCGAGAACCGGCGCCGAGCTCGTGCTGGGCACCGCGCCTCTCCTGCTCCTCGCAGGGCTGATAGAAGCCTACATCTCGCCCTCGGAGCTTCCCGTTGCCGTCCGCCTCACAGTATGCGTGCTGGCGGCCCTCTTCATGTGGATTTATCTCATGAGACCCTTCCGGTCAAAACCCGGCGTTGTGCCCGAAGCACCGGCTCCCCCCGCCCGGGAGCCCTCCGGCGGGGCGCAGGCCTAG
- a CDS encoding RDD family protein, whose product MDSYGFAPPQGSPARYSVRERTITVVTPENIEVTYRVAGLATRFFAWAFDTMLQLIAICLFTYILSMAGIVLLSGFAGETANLIALALITFIVFLITNGYFIYFEVRRNGQTPGKKLLYIRAIKSGGLPVSFQDSLVRNLMRIVDMLPGIYGVGAVSILLSGEGQRLGDLAAGTYVILEEPPVKERPPFKKHEYVPEARSLGEEDLELVRQFMQRSVYMNNKSRILLAERTAAYLAGKLDISIPSNRSSESFLNDIITSATEDPPPEPEKAGFGA is encoded by the coding sequence ATGGACAGTTATGGCTTTGCACCTCCCCAGGGCTCTCCCGCCAGGTACAGTGTGAGAGAGCGCACTATTACCGTGGTGACCCCGGAGAACATAGAGGTCACGTACCGCGTTGCAGGGCTTGCCACAAGGTTCTTCGCCTGGGCCTTTGACACGATGCTCCAGCTCATTGCCATATGCCTCTTCACCTACATTCTTTCCATGGCTGGCATTGTTCTCCTCTCGGGCTTTGCCGGGGAGACGGCCAACCTTATCGCGCTTGCCCTCATCACCTTCATAGTCTTTCTTATCACCAACGGCTACTTCATCTATTTTGAAGTAAGGCGGAATGGCCAGACTCCAGGGAAAAAGCTCCTCTATATCCGCGCCATCAAGTCAGGAGGCCTCCCCGTATCCTTCCAGGATTCCCTCGTGCGCAACCTCATGCGCATTGTTGATATGCTGCCCGGCATCTATGGCGTGGGAGCAGTCTCTATCCTTCTGTCAGGCGAAGGCCAGCGCCTCGGAGACCTGGCGGCCGGCACCTATGTCATCCTTGAAGAGCCTCCTGTCAAGGAGCGCCCCCCTTTCAAGAAGCACGAGTATGTTCCTGAGGCGCGGAGCCTCGGCGAGGAAGACCTGGAGCTCGTAAGGCAGTTCATGCAGCGCTCCGTCTACATGAACAACAAGTCCAGGATCCTGCTTGCCGAGCGCACAGCCGCCTACCTTGCCGGGAAGCTCGACATTTCCATTCCTTCCAACAGGAGCTCCGAGAGCTTTCTTAACGACATCATCACCTCTGCCACGGAAGATCCGCCTCCGGAGCCGGAGAAAGCCGGGTTCGGCGCTTAG
- a CDS encoding carboxypeptidase regulatory-like domain-containing protein, whose amino-acid sequence MKKTGVILIILVACAFILQGCGGSSSGTTYNPGSNTTTPTITSCSLAGQSVAAGASCSLAGTGFGATNTGTRTTYASYIELFPNNASTPLKVPDSNIVSWSDTAIVFIIPSTVVNGITYTINVVKVVDGSSSSSSSSSSASSNVTPTQPTVTPAISGISPSGQSAGGTITISGTNFGTSGYVTFGSMSQYTATFSGGTQVTCAIPTGISGSVSVVVFSNQNGASSGYSYTVGGSSSGYTISGSIRDLMTTSAISGASITLTGQSSSGGTSTDSNGNFSFPANPAGNYVMRVTSSQYVTMNYYISLSANKTVNNSLVKLSDWNTLMGDTSHPYDASSGYIAFWVGTSSGSGGLQGITFSLSPSTYTALAYMNNATNQMGTMNFTATSTMSNGNGMFYKVTPGSSYTLTGTGSGYTTQVGGAVSTAGEISMYELYASGGSSGNNVSGNLKDVMTGTAISGASVTLTVNGGSSQVSTTTDSSGNFSFSNITAGDYILRFSSSGYVPLNKYLNIQGNVSQYTSICKITDWNTLMGSSHPYDASSGYFLVNVWTIQSQMLQGAVVICTPGGTAMAYVTSGTPPTLDWSGTSTTQGGSAFIYKVSTTQTYSLTAQKTGYTFGSISGIVPIAGEISDYDLQSTNQ is encoded by the coding sequence ATGAAAAAAACGGGAGTCATACTTATTATTCTGGTGGCCTGCGCCTTCATACTGCAGGGGTGCGGGGGATCGAGCAGCGGAACCACCTATAACCCTGGTAGCAATACCACGACACCTACTATCACCTCCTGCTCCCTTGCAGGCCAGAGCGTGGCAGCGGGCGCCTCCTGCTCACTTGCCGGCACGGGCTTCGGTGCCACCAACACGGGGACCAGGACAACCTACGCGAGCTACATTGAACTGTTCCCGAATAACGCCAGCACTCCCTTGAAAGTACCTGATTCCAACATAGTGAGCTGGAGCGATACCGCCATAGTGTTTATCATACCCAGCACCGTGGTAAACGGGATCACCTATACGATCAACGTGGTGAAAGTTGTTGACGGCTCTTCATCAAGCTCAAGCTCGTCCTCGTCAGCATCATCCAATGTTACCCCCACCCAGCCGACAGTGACGCCGGCCATCAGCGGTATTTCTCCATCGGGCCAGTCTGCCGGAGGGACCATCACCATAAGCGGCACTAATTTTGGCACCTCGGGCTACGTGACCTTCGGATCAATGAGCCAGTACACTGCCACCTTCTCCGGGGGAACGCAGGTCACGTGCGCCATCCCGACAGGAATATCGGGCAGTGTCTCGGTGGTGGTGTTCTCAAACCAGAACGGTGCGAGCAGCGGCTACAGCTACACGGTGGGCGGGAGCTCATCGGGCTACACCATTTCAGGATCAATCAGGGATCTCATGACGACCTCAGCGATCTCAGGTGCTTCAATTACCCTCACGGGACAGTCCAGCTCAGGCGGAACCAGCACTGACTCGAACGGGAACTTCAGTTTCCCCGCCAATCCGGCAGGGAACTATGTAATGCGGGTCACCTCCTCTCAATATGTCACCATGAACTATTATATTAGTCTCTCAGCGAACAAGACGGTAAATAACAGCCTCGTGAAACTCAGTGACTGGAATACTCTTATGGGTGATACCTCTCATCCCTATGACGCCAGCTCTGGCTATATTGCCTTCTGGGTCGGCACCTCTTCAGGATCCGGCGGTCTCCAGGGTATCACCTTCAGCCTGTCGCCGTCAACGTATACAGCATTAGCATATATGAACAATGCCACGAACCAGATGGGGACCATGAACTTCACCGCCACGTCAACGATGTCGAACGGAAACGGCATGTTCTACAAGGTGACGCCGGGAAGCTCCTACACCCTCACCGGTACAGGGAGCGGCTACACCACGCAGGTGGGCGGCGCAGTCTCAACTGCCGGGGAGATATCAATGTATGAGCTTTACGCTTCAGGGGGCTCCAGCGGTAACAATGTTTCCGGAAATCTCAAGGATGTGATGACCGGGACTGCCATATCAGGGGCCAGTGTCACGCTCACCGTAAACGGCGGTTCCTCCCAGGTAAGCACTACCACCGACAGCAGTGGAAACTTCAGCTTCTCGAATATCACTGCAGGCGATTACATCCTGCGCTTCAGCAGCAGCGGCTATGTGCCCCTCAACAAGTATCTCAACATCCAGGGAAATGTAAGCCAGTACACAAGCATCTGTAAAATAACCGACTGGAACACCCTCATGGGCTCAAGCCACCCCTATGACGCGAGCTCCGGGTATTTTCTGGTCAATGTCTGGACCATTCAGAGCCAGATGCTCCAGGGAGCGGTGGTGATCTGCACTCCCGGCGGCACTGCAATGGCCTATGTCACCAGCGGCACCCCTCCCACCCTTGACTGGAGCGGCACATCCACCACTCAGGGAGGCTCCGCTTTCATCTACAAAGTCTCGACCACTCAGACCTACAGTCTCACGGCACAGAAAACGGGGTACACTTTTGGGTCCATCTCCGGGATTGTGCCTATTGCAGGAGAAATAAGTGATTATGACCTGCAGAGCACAAACCAGTAG
- the uvsE gene encoding UV DNA damage repair endonuclease UvsE — MKIGYPCINRSLQCQGDRTFRLRSFSPERFGETVENNLSCLLHILQFNKTHGILFFRITSELIPFASHPVCTIPWQDSYRERLKEIGAFIKAHHMRISMHPDQFTLLNSPDEKIFIRSVAELAYHCDVLDGMELAGDAKIQIHVGGLYGDRKASLKRFMERYGTLEDRIKKRLVIEHDDRSYPLSDCLELSGKAGVPVLFDSFHHRLLSGGEKVREALEACKETWKAPDGIPMADYSSQEPGKRRGTHATTLDPGDFRAFLKASKDCDFDLMLEIKDKEKSALKALEIMKESAHAL, encoded by the coding sequence ATGAAAATCGGCTACCCATGCATCAACAGGAGCCTCCAGTGCCAGGGCGACAGGACCTTCAGGCTCAGGTCCTTCTCTCCGGAGAGGTTCGGTGAGACGGTGGAGAACAACCTTTCATGCCTTCTCCATATTCTCCAGTTCAACAAAACCCACGGGATTCTCTTTTTCCGCATCACCTCAGAGCTCATCCCTTTTGCATCTCATCCCGTGTGCACCATTCCCTGGCAGGATTCATACAGGGAGAGGCTGAAGGAAATCGGGGCTTTTATCAAGGCTCACCATATGAGGATTTCCATGCACCCTGACCAGTTCACCCTGCTGAACTCTCCCGATGAGAAGATATTCATAAGAAGCGTGGCAGAGCTTGCCTATCACTGCGACGTGCTGGACGGGATGGAGCTCGCAGGTGACGCAAAGATACAGATTCACGTGGGAGGCCTCTATGGAGACAGGAAGGCAAGCTTAAAGCGCTTCATGGAGCGTTACGGAACCCTCGAGGATCGCATTAAAAAGAGGCTTGTTATTGAGCACGACGACCGCTCCTACCCGCTCTCGGACTGCCTGGAGCTGAGCGGGAAAGCCGGAGTGCCTGTGCTCTTCGATTCCTTTCACCACAGGCTCCTTTCAGGGGGAGAGAAAGTCAGGGAGGCCCTGGAAGCCTGCAAAGAGACCTGGAAGGCTCCTGACGGCATACCTATGGCAGATTACAGCTCACAGGAGCCGGGGAAAAGGAGGGGCACCCATGCCACCACTCTGGATCCCGGAGATTTCAGGGCATTTCTCAAAGCGTCAAAGGACTGTGATTTCGACCTGATGCTGGAGATAAAGGACAAGGAGAAGAGTGCCCTGAAAGCCCTCGAAATAATGAAGGAGAGTGCCCATGCCCTTTGA